The Pirellulales bacterium genomic sequence CCAATTTATTCGCCACGCCGATCGGTTCCGCGCGCTGGGCTGCCCGATTGTGTGGGTGAACTGCATGACGTTCATGTTCGACCACGAGAAACGATTCTTCGCCGAATCCGGGCCGGCCGAGGCGATGGTCTACCAATCCGAATTCCAACGATCCGAACTGGAGCCGCAGCTTGCGCCGTTCGGCTACGACCCGGCGACGGGCCATCTGATTCGCGGCGCGTTCGATGTGGACGATTGGCAATTCCGCCCGCGGCCGCATGCAAAGGGAGAAGCATTCGTCGTCGGCCGCGTCGCCCGCCCCGACACGGACAAGTGGTCAAGCAACACCTGGCCGATCTACCAGCGGATTCAATACGCGAACAAACGGGCGTTGATGCTCGGCATGGACGACCGGACGCACGAGAAGCTCGGCACGCCGCCGGCCTGGGCCGATTGTCTCAAGCCAATGGCGATCTCGGCTCAGCAATTCTTCGGGACGATTCATTGCACGCTGCCGGTCAACGGCGGGGCCCGCGAGAACTGGCCGCAGGCCGGGTTGGAGGCGATGGCCTCGGGCGTGCCGATCGTGGCCCAAAACGCCTGGGGTTGGCGGGAAATGATCGAACCTGGCGTCACCGGGTTTCTCGGCGACGACGATTGCGAGTTGGCCCACTACGTCGCCCTGTTGGCCCACGACGAAGACCTTCGCGGGCGGATCGCCCATGCGGCCCACGAGCGCCTCGTCGCGACCCTGGCCAACCCTGACGCGATTTTGGCCGGCTGGAAGAGGCTATTTGCCTCGGTCGGAACCGCGGTTCCCGAAGCGGAGGCGGCCCTGGCATGAGGCGTCAGAAAAAAGCCATGAAACTAGCCGCTTTGTGCTGCACCTACCTGCGGCCTGCGACGCTCGGTCATCTGATCGAATCGTTCGTGCGCCAGGATTATCCCAGCGATCGGCGAGAGTTGGTCATCCTGGACGACGCCGGCCAATACGCGAACCAGACCGGCGACGGCTGGCGGCTGATCTCGGTGCCGCACCGTTTCAACTCGCTCGGCGAAAAGCGCAACGCCTGCGCGGCGCTGGCCTCGCCCGATATAGCCGGCTTCCTGGTCGCGGACGACGACGATATTTATCTGCCCCATTGGTTCAGTTCGCAGGCCAAGGCACTGCAGCAAGCCGAGTGGTCGCGACCGAGCCGTGTCCTGCTGGAACATGGCGACCGTTTGAAAGAATGCGAAACCGGCGGACTCTATCACGGCGGCTGGGCCTTTCGCCGCGAGGCGTTCCATCGCGTGCGCGGGTACGGGCCGTTCAATAACGGCGAAGACCAAGAACTGGCGGGGCGACTAAACGCGGCCGGCGTCGCGCAATGCGATCCGTGCCAATTCGCCGCGCCGTTCTACATCTATCGCTACGAGAACGGCAGTTACCACCTTAGCTACATGGACGAGAGTGGCTATCGGCTCCTGAAGCAATCGAGCGACGGAAATGAAAGCGGACCGGTTTCGCTCCGCATCGGCTGGGAAACCGCTTGGGACCAGCGGCCGGTGATTCGGCGGTTCGAGTTCGGGCCGGCCGTCGAGCCGCGCGACGGACGGATGCCGGTCGAGTTGATCGGGCCGATGGACGCACCCGGGCGCGACGGCCCGACGAACGGTATGTACGCCCTGCAAAAAGCCCTGCGGCAGCGAATCGCCGACGGCCTCGACTGGCTCTCGATCCGCTCGTTGCCGGTCAGCCGCGGCGCACTCCCGTGGTTCTGGCATTGGGACGACCGCCGCTACGCGATGTGGTGGGACGCCGAAGGCCAGCCGTTCGTGCAGGGGCCGAACTTGCTCTTCACTTCATCTGGTTCGCCGCGCATCGACAAGGAGGAGTGCGCCTTGCTCGACGCCGCGAACTGCCGAGCCATGTTTTGCCACAGCGCCTGGTATCGCGATCTCATTGCCAAGCATCGCGACCCGGCAAACCAATCGCCGATCGTACTATGGCCGTATCCAATCGATCCGTGGCCCGGCGAGCCGTTGCGCGACCAATACGATCTGCTGATTTACGGCAAGAACGGCCATCGGCCGCAATTGCTGGAACACTTGGCCGAAGTTTTTCCGCGGCACGTGCAGATTCATTATGGCACCTACTGCCGCGAGCAACTCTTTGAAGCAGCTCGCCGCTCGCGAGCCTGCGCCTATCTGGCAGACGACGACCACGGACCTTTGGCGCTGCAAGAGATTCTCCTTGCCGGATGCCCAACGGTCGGCGTCCGCACCGGCGCTGCATTCGTCGAGCATGGCACCACCGGCATCCTCGTCGATCGCCTTCCGCCGGGCCAGCAGTGCATCGTCAGCGACGACGACGCATCCGCGCTGGCGACCTACCTCGACGCTCTGCACCACGCCCAATCCCTCGACCGCAATGCGATACGCGCCCACGCCGTCGGCATCTTCGCAACAGTTCACATCGTCGATACAGTAGTCGACGCCTTGAATGCGGCGCGGCTTTATTAGGGCGATCAACTTGCGCGTTCTTCGAGAGTTTAGCAGGACTCCGATTTTGGATTGTAAGTCGAGCCCAGCCGACGTGACTGCGAAATCACAGTTTCGGAGTGTCGCGATTAATGAGCGAAAGCCGAATCTGAATTGCGCTGAGAAAAAGGAGTGCGAGCGCGAGGGCGCCGGTTACATAGAACCCTTCGCCCAGCGAGACAACAATCGGCCTGGTGCTTGGTGCGCCGTTCACCGTAACCGTTTCGCTCCCACTCAGCTCAAAGCAAACATGCCAAACCCAAAAGCAGATTAGGGCGATCGACG encodes the following:
- a CDS encoding glycosyltransferase is translated as QFIRHADRFRALGCPIVWVNCMTFMFDHEKRFFAESGPAEAMVYQSEFQRSELEPQLAPFGYDPATGHLIRGAFDVDDWQFRPRPHAKGEAFVVGRVARPDTDKWSSNTWPIYQRIQYANKRALMLGMDDRTHEKLGTPPAWADCLKPMAISAQQFFGTIHCTLPVNGGARENWPQAGLEAMASGVPIVAQNAWGWREMIEPGVTGFLGDDDCELAHYVALLAHDEDLRGRIAHAAHERLVATLANPDAILAGWKRLFASVGTAVPEAEAALA
- a CDS encoding glycosyltransferase produces the protein MKLAALCCTYLRPATLGHLIESFVRQDYPSDRRELVILDDAGQYANQTGDGWRLISVPHRFNSLGEKRNACAALASPDIAGFLVADDDDIYLPHWFSSQAKALQQAEWSRPSRVLLEHGDRLKECETGGLYHGGWAFRREAFHRVRGYGPFNNGEDQELAGRLNAAGVAQCDPCQFAAPFYIYRYENGSYHLSYMDESGYRLLKQSSDGNESGPVSLRIGWETAWDQRPVIRRFEFGPAVEPRDGRMPVELIGPMDAPGRDGPTNGMYALQKALRQRIADGLDWLSIRSLPVSRGALPWFWHWDDRRYAMWWDAEGQPFVQGPNLLFTSSGSPRIDKEECALLDAANCRAMFCHSAWYRDLIAKHRDPANQSPIVLWPYPIDPWPGEPLRDQYDLLIYGKNGHRPQLLEHLAEVFPRHVQIHYGTYCREQLFEAARRSRACAYLADDDHGPLALQEILLAGCPTVGVRTGAAFVEHGTTGILVDRLPPGQQCIVSDDDASALATYLDALHHAQSLDRNAIRAHAVGIFATVHIVDTVVDALNAARLY